Part of the Mya arenaria isolate MELC-2E11 chromosome 8, ASM2691426v1 genome, GTTATTACAAAGCTTTCCGAGTCACTCAAAGCACTTTCTTCTTTGTACCATTCACTTCCACACAAACATTATCCGATATCTACTTTGGGCTTTAAAAGAAATCTTACCTACCCATCCCCTGTTCATAAGCATCTACATTTTACTCAGATTCGACCTGCgcatcaaaatgaaatattaatatttcatttattgactGACCGTCCGTAGTTGTACAACAAccccaaaatattttataatatattttatatcaagttcctgatgtattttaaatcaagtgttgttgttgcttttacaatttattttagtgttttaacatgaaaataactttaaatcaaacatttcttaaacacAAAAAGGTGAATCAggcaaatattgtttttacaattcgCTTTATAAAGCTTCATTTAACTGTTTGCTTTTATGTAATTGCTTTTTAAGTTGCCTAACATAATGGTTTTCAATTTGCtacgttttttgttgttttgtttttgtcctttttttattcaaactgttgAATAAATAACGTTCTCCCATGATGTTGTATCTAACTTCATCTATCGTATATTGGATTGAAATAAGTGTCGGCCAGTTTGGGCAGGTTTATGAAGACTTTGTCAGTATAACAGGtattgatattatatacacTGAGGTTGGTGTCAGGTCCAGCGAAGGTATGTGTCAGGTCCTGGGGAGGTCGGCGTCAGGTCGAGGGAAGGTAGGTGTCAGGTCCAAGGGGGGGTAGGTGTCAGGTCTGGGGGAGGTAGGTGTCCGATCCAGGGGAGGTAGGTGTCAGGTCCTGGGGTGGTATGTGTCAGGTCCAGGGGAGGTATGTGTCAAGTCCAGGTGAGGTAGGTGTCAGGTCTAGGGGAGGTAGGTGTCAGGTCCAGGGGAGGTAGGTGTCAGGTCCAGGGGAGGTAGGTGTCAGGTCCAGGGAAGGTAGGTGTCAGGTCCTGAGGATGTCGGTGTCAGGTCGAGGGGAGGTAGGTGTCAGGTCCAGGTGAGGTAGGTGTCAGGTCCTGGGGAGGTCGGCGTCAGGTCGAGGAGTGGTACGTGTCAGGTCCAAGGAGATGTAGGTGTCAGGTCCAGGGAATGTAGGTGGCAGGTCCAGTGGAAGTCAGCGCGTCAAATCCAGGGGGGGGGAGGTAGATGTCAGGTCCAGGGAATGTAGGTGGCAGGTCCAGTGGAGGTCAGCGCGTCAGGTCCAGGGGAGGTCGGCGTCAGGTCCAGGGTCGGTAGGTGTCAGGTCCAGGGGAGGTAGGTGTCAGGTCCAGGGTCGGTAGGTGTCAGGTCCAGGTGAGGTAGGTGTCAGGTCTGGGGGAGGTAGGTGTCAGGTCCAGGTGAGGTAGGTGTCAGGTCCAGGAGAGGTAGGTGATAAGTCCAGGTGAGGAATGTGTCAGGTCCAGGAAAAGTAGACGTTAGGTCCAGGGTCGGTAGGTGTCAGGTCCAGGGAATGTAGGTGGCCGATCCAGTTGAGGTCAGCGCGTCAGGTCCAGGGGGGTAGGTGTCAGCTCCGGGGAATGTAAGTGTCAGTTCCAGGGAATGTAGGTGTCAGCTCCACGGAATGTAGGTGTCAGCTCCATGGAATAAAGATGTCAGCTCCATGGAATGTAGGTGTCagctttattgatattttaagttttacacAGGGCATTTAAAATTGCATGAATTTCCCcgaaatgaattttatttcataacttaAATGATCTGGAATTTACTGGTTTGTCATAAACTGGAAGCTTAACAACTCTTAGTGCAGCGGGGTACAAAATAATCCGTTTTACTTTATAGAATAAAGTTAACGCTTATTTATAGTTGAAATGGGTTCATGGcatgaataattatgtatttaaccTGCCGACGATGGACGTTATTCAATGATCACATTGAtcagcagacagacagacataagTGTTTATTGTCGAAAACTAAAACAGTTTCTTCAcaatgtataacatatatataaatagagaGATGAAACAGTAAATTAATATGGCCACAATGATACATGGCATTTAGATAATACCAGAAAATAAATAGATGAGAAAAACCACACGCTCAAAAACACCAACAAACAATGCACAATGACTGGTATCAATAACAGATTGCATCATGCTATGCAAAAATAGAGGTATATACAATCATGTGCGTGAAGTTCGCATCGCAGCACCGTATCACAGCATCATCGCGGTGCTATCACCGCGGCCACGGTGCTAGCACTGAATCAACGGAAATTTACCAAAGCATATTTATAAGTGATaagattgtttgtttcattgttacaactgtttataaatatataaattataacattCTTATCACAGTAATATACGAATGGCCTGGGGGGTTTGTAAGGCTAGGTGAGTTTTGGACATAAAGTCTGCTACTTGTTTGTACCACTTGTATTCTTCCTATGGAGAATAAACCTTGACACGAGAAAGTGGGCCACGGCCATCAATACCGCAGTGTAGCTTAGGCCATGCCATATGACTTGTCATAGGTCATTGGTCTGCGATTATATGCAGGCTGTGGTATTTTGGTGTATTTGGACGGACAACCTTGGCCTGTTCTATCATAAGTTAATCTTGTATAAGAGGTGATGCcttaaaatgagaaaggggaccactgCCAACTTTACCATATCGTAGCCTAGGCATTGCcctaggtcatggcataggtcacTGGTCTGCGATTTTAGGCAGTCTGAGGGATATTGTTAATTTAAGTGGATACTAAGGCCGTTCTTACATAATTTCAACAATGTAAAGCGGTGAtacggtgctaacttcacgcacatcaTTCATTCGGGAGGCTatatttgagatattttttatgctcttttctatattatttatttcagagtTTCTTATTCTAAATGCGTAAGATGCAATAGCAcatctgaaaataaaagaatgaGCTAACTAGATTTTATCTTAATTAAAACTGGCTTAGAAATAACaagtttgttaaacaaatagaTGTTAAAATAATCCGTCAATCCTAGTAAAGCACGGATTTGAGGTGATATACAAATCGATATAATCAGTAATTTGATTCGGTTAAAGCTtggcaaatttattttttatctgattcTAAAAGCTTACAAGGCCGGGAAGCATATAAAAATGACCCACATCAATACCGTTGAGCTGCCCAGTCTGCACTAATCTAGCCTAGTGTAAACAATGAAAGATATCTAAGCCAAAGTATACGCCTGTATTGCCCCATTGAAACCAACACTATCTAGATAAGCCCCAAAGTTAATAATTCATAGGTTATATACCCATAATATTGTCTATGAGTTTGTAAAAGTAGTGTTCATTAATAAAGATTTTCCGCAGTAAAAACTTGACGAATATTGTTAGCgttattattgaacatgtaATCTGTTTATTTTTCTAGTAACTTccctaaaataaaaacaatcaggATATTGTATGTTGAAACTACAGAGACGTACGTGATATATAGCCAAGCATTTTTTGGGATCTTATCGCACAAGAATCAACACCAAATCAAATCAGACAATCACAAACTTAAAAGACACTCAATCACAAACACagcttaaataaatatatagttttcGTTTATCAATACATGTAGCATCGCTTCAAAAAAAGAATAGtcctatttttaaaaatgttttaaacatgacTCAAAGTGAGTATTAGCGAAACAGCTACAGACTCTCAACTGTTCAACTCAAACTAACTCAACTTAAGCACACCGGCACTGTTCCCCAGTTCCATCTTTTATTCAGTTATTACAACATacggtgtgtaagcttattcaTACTTGccctcgggccttgcccattcggcgagtgctcctaAAAGACtgttagtcattttagttttatttggagcctagtgcacagacagaatgtaaccctggtgtGAGTTACCCTGGTTCTTTTAACGTGCATCAGGGTATAGCACTGCCACACGGCACCCGTATGTAatgtccctcccggaagacgattttTAGTttggcggggaatcgaacctgcagCCCCTGATttacagtcaagtgtgttaccactagaccacagatCCGCCACATTATAACATACATAGTTCAAATTGCAACACACATAGTTCGAGCAAGCCTTTCAGACACGATCTGGCTTACTCCAGTCCTTCTCAAAACACAACTATTTACACAGAAATGTTCCAAATATAATCTCAAATTGTGGGTCGAACAGTGCCAATCAAGATGGAACAGCGCATATTTTGACAGGTTATTAAAGATAGTATGACAAAAACGTGCATTTCATGATATACTTTATGGATTACACgcccatacatgtatgttgctGACAGTTACATGTCAACGactcatgcatttttttttatatttcaaccAATTACTCCTCAGTTAACATCTCCCCCTGAACCTGAccatttcaaatatacattgaTTGTAGGCATTGTAAAATCTTTGCTACTTGATGTTTGTAAATCATAAATAGAACTTGAACTCTTAAAAAACTCAGTTGTTTTACCCctttattatcaaaaatgacTCGCATTATGCGACACTCGTTctattcttcatttttttttttaaatatgttatcatCTTAATTTAAACGCGTATGTAAATACAATATTGCATACTTCACTTGTctgtatattcaatatttttatatacacgTTTTCACTACTTTGCTCGTTGTCGTCCGCTGGAGGGGGTGATGATAACGCTGACCGTGGCTGGTGGTGGCACAAGGATCGTTGAGTGGCCACACTGGAACATGGGATCCTGCCAGCCCCAGTTCCGGCGGTCGGTAGCATCGTTGACATCCATGGAGACATCATGAAGCAGATCCATCCTGCCATGAAGAGTTGCGGAGAAAAACGAACATTGGCGCGGTAAGTCGCCGGAAATAGCAGGTCCGATTCAGCGCGATGGGTTTTGAGAAGACCCAAGATTCGTTCCAGCGCACCCTCACTGTCTTCGAAGTATCAAACCCGATAAACCGCCGACGGGAATGCCGTCAACCAGCATATGACGTGAGACGTCAGAACAAGATGTATATTGAGGCGAGGTAAAGAatccatgtttttgttttcgtgTTTGTCGGTGAACGTGACGATTGTTCAAAAGAGAATGATTTGTCGTAGTGTGAATGTTTCAGAATATATTGTCCAACGGAACTGTTACGCAATCAAAGTTACATGGTCTGATTGTCTGATATTGACTGGAGCCATGGGAGCTTATCCATAAGTCCGTCAAAAAAGTTCATTGTAACCCCATAGAATCTATTTAATGACAAATTACATGTAATGTGGAATTCAAAGTATGTCTATGACGTCGAAGTACACATTTCAGTATTTTGGTAGTTAATAGTTAATTTCATCTCCACACTTTTCCCTCATTCGACTATATCGAGTACATAAGAATGACATTGCTCTTCAGACCTCCTACGTACAATAACCGTCTCACTCTATCCATCCCCAGTCCGTGTGGTACAAACTCTAAACCAGTGATGTAATCCTCCACACTTCCCTCTAAAGATACTCGTTTGATACTCTTTTCACTCTCGCTGCTGACCAGAAATGTACCGTTAGTATCTAAAACTATCCCTCCTGGACTTCCAATTGATGTTGTAAGAGAAACTGCCTCTACCTCACCATTGTTAGTGATTTCTTTAAGTCCAAATGGTTCTTTGCCTATGAGGAATATGGATCCTGATTCTTCATCAATTGCCGAATGAGTCCCTGCTGGCAGAGAACTGATACCAGTAAAGCAATTTTCATCGTGTCTAACTATCGTATACCCAGAAGCGTTTACTTCTTGTAAAGAGTAAGGATCACGTCCTACAAGTTTGACgacattttgaaaacatctgCAGCAGTACCGGTTTGGATCTGTTTTAATTTCAATCCAATCGTTGATGTCTTTGTGGGGCTGTaagaattttattatttgaggCTGGCCTTGGAAACAAAGAAACAATTCTCCAGAACTATTACCTGTAACTTCCCATGGATATGAGTTTAGTTTCATTTCCGATTTGACATTTGTAGAATTCAAATCAACTAAATGTATCTTTTTCCCTGCACCATCTGTGACCGCTATTTTCTGTCCAATTGGACATATATCTCTAACGCTTATATCATCAGCGTTACCGTTTAGTGTCATTTTCTTAAGGAAAATAGGCATCCGCCTTTCTTTCGGACCGCATTGTAATGATTGTAATGTAAGTGAATTAAACATCCATTTGTTGTCATCTTCAAGAACTTGAACATGTTCACCAAAAAACTGTAGTTGTTCCGATGCAAGTTTCATGACAAGAAAAAGTTTTTCATAATCATTTGCAAGGTTACTGTTTTCAACCATATCTTTCCATCTCTTTAAGTCTCCCAAAACAGAATCACAGGAAGATTCTATAGTTTGAATTCTTGCGACTTCTTTATCCATAGCTTCCCGTAGTGTCTCTATAtctttttcaaagttttccattcCCTTTTCAATGTTCGTTGCCGTTCTTTGTTTGATTTCCTTGAAAACGAGTGTCAGCTTATGCATTTTCTCTACAAATTCTTTAAACTCCGGTTTCTCGTTAATTGATGTGTCTGTACCTTTAACATTGTAAATGAACTCTGCACATATGCTATGTGCACCATCAATGCACTTGGAGCaacataatttatcatgttTCTCACAATAATGAGTTATGACTCTCTGGTGAATCGTGCAGTTAAATGTATCGAGGTGTCCATCACTTTTCCTAAAGCCTTGTTCTCCAGCACCAGTATCAATCAGTTCATGGGTTTTAGTCAGTTTGACCTTACGATGATACTGGACGCATGTATCACAGAGATGCTCCTCACAATCAATGCAAAACTTCGTTGCTGGAACCTCGGTTTCTTCCTCCAAACACGGCCCACATAGCTTTACACGATCCTCAGTCTCTCCTTTAACTTTCCCACCGACAGAGTCCGCATTATCACTTGTATTCGCTTCTTTCTCGGCACATTCAGCCATTGGTTTGACAGGCTGTGCATtcgataatttcaatttattctactttcgattttgaaaacGAAAGTCGTGAATTCCGGATACCTTTTCATGTCTGTAGTACATATATGCGAACTATTCATGAGTTTCTTCCCCTATCACTACGTTGGTTGAGGGAACTTTTACGATAATCAATGTGAGATATAACTAATTAAAACGACAAATCAGaatacattaatattaatattatgttttaaatatctaaCGGGTTATACAGCTCAGTGGTATTGCTTATCTGAGCTACTAATTGGAACGTAACTCTCGAGGCGTATCCAGGATCTGACATTAGAGGGGTGCAACTTTCGACGTGCGTCCCTCCCCTTTGAACCGAAATAAATACGGTCTGAATGTGGCATTGGACGTTTGGAAGACCTCCGGGTATACGCGTATCACATTGTTGTACATGATGTTCATTACCATTGtgattgtaatatttatataattttattaattaaagggCTGAAAAAATCACATAAAATCCATGTAGACCTTTTATCAAAATGGAAATCAAAGCACAGAAGTCGCTGTAAGACTGTCGTTGAGATAAGCGTTATGGCCCTGCAAATGCTTGGCCAAGGGATGAACCCTGAAAACGCGATTCCAACATACTAAGTGCGCAAAGGACACACGCCTTTCAACTTTCAAACTTAAAAATCACCAAACAAACAGGGAAATCTAGGCTTCCGAGCGGGTCACCAGCTCTTTAGATATATAACCCCGTTTCTCTCCCGAGCCGTTAAGAACAGGTCGAAGATCGTTTTGACCAGAAATATTAAGAGCACAGTTATTTTACTGTATCTAtacctaaataaataaatcaataaagtttcaatgaaataattaagtgaTTAATCATTTTGACCTGGCCCTTATGTCTCGAAAAGTACCTTCAAGGGACAGgatcatgttttgtaaaatgcacttataAAATAACGTTTGGTAATATACATACTAAAACTAAGATAatgacagctggaacccttcaacaaatgatGATACGTGCTCAAATATTAACTTTGAAGTCCACAATTTTGAATaacgttagtaacgcttttaaagaaaaggtttaaaggttaaattatccctcagtttttttttataagagtCCTCGTGTGCGAACGGTTTTGTTGTCAGTCTTCTTTTTGTGACTGTACCGGCGTGGAAACGCTCCTTACTTAAACCAGGTTTAGCACGTTATTGCGAGAATACAATCACTACGGACATGTATTGTGCTTCATTTTcacatatttacaatcaaaataaaccgCGTGTGAAAATTGAGAAAAGTTGAATCTTCGCCATTCAGTAATCTATTTCTACAATTTGCTGTATGCCAGTGGTGTAATTGCTAACTATACAGCACAATGATGTATATGATCAACTATAAATGCAACTATCAACAATGAAAAACAGTATTATGAACCAGCGGTAGCATTAACACTCAAAATGTATTAGACGTTTAgagattttgttttcaaatataaattatttacataagaacataaataattactaaatttatGCTTGATCAGTTGATCTACTGTAggtataataattaaatttgtGTTTTGAAATTCAGGAGAAgcaaacaatgtttatttctgACTCgatttgtttaagaaattacGTACTTTGTGATTAAattgtataatgataataaaatatgataaatgaaaacaaatagtATATTGATGATAGACACAGGTGTACATGTGTTATCATTTCATAATACTTATGTAAGAGCTTTCTCAAGTCAGCAGTACCAGTGATGACGATCTCAAGTTTTACACTTTGTCGGCCGTTTGCAAAgaattattgaaattgaaattatggACTTAAATATTTTCAGTAGACTGGTATTGAGGTAATACCACTCCCCACCTCGTTCGAAGTATAGAGGGTATATTGCATTGCACgtgtcggtcagtcggtcggtctgtcCGATGTTAACCCGACAATGTCTGGACCTATCGTCATCTTTCTTGACATGCAAAGGTTTAAAAATTGAAGCCAAAATTGAAAGTCTAGATGAACTATCAACATGGggatgttttgttatttatttgttctcACTAAAAGCTATTTATTAGAAGATGGAATTTATTTTTCATCGGGAACTTATTTATAATTGTACGGGGGAAAATATTCATATCAACAATGTAGTAACAGTAACTGTGGTTTGGAGGATTTGGTAATACCGTCTGAAGTGATCCTTGGTAAACACGTCCGAAATGATAATTGGTAATCCCTTCTGAAATAGTcattaggccaaataaaaaaataggtctgtttcaggttacccgaccgaccctattttttcccgccgaccctaacctatttctccctgaaaaaaaaaatgtgatttgggtacgaacagcatttgttacgaaatgtatgtacgtaaagttgacaatattagagttggatttctgaatgtatttaccgtacttcacctAAGAGTttggacaccttaaaataattaatttttcgcccaccgaattcatagaaaataaccatttttacattttatctacatgtatggtaaacctgccttttttcttcatctCTGCATTTTaacacttattaatttattagtagttatcaatggttattacgcctataagtgtaacttcttcatcaagttaattaaaatctcATTCAACCcaattttatacatgcattgaaatgaataaacaccttttatcggcttcagatcaaacagtcacattgtgtgacgtcacataactctcagttatacccacgaggatctcatggagagcatggatattgctatgcaggattaatgtttctgagtggtgttttcgattgtaacttaagtattgcatttctaactttaattcattacattaaatagttacctgtagcattgaatgtgttgatttttattgttctattgatgtcacaatgagtattactgtacgattattgcttcataaagtctatattaaaagtgtggtacatgtttcaaagtttattggcggatcgttttacaaacatgtcatgtctgtgttttcttaatctcttgattgcccgtgttgtttctttaatcctccattaaatatatcactcatcattttcaacaggcaataaatcgtttaggattggtagtaactaactaacttatcacagtgatgtattcggttaggtaatctagccaggcattgtaatgataaagatcaataatttttgtctgtgagacttggcaactgtaaaagttacaatcgatgtcctttgggtgtccgaaaattaggtacctaaaataaattatttttgaaaataataatggatgtccgaatttttagattgtccgaactctaaggtgaattacgggtagtttgtgcttgtgtggcaggtatattttaattcttgaactatattttcttgtcagatacaaatgtgttaGATACTtactttcggattgatatgtcagacttaagtgtgcaattttggcaataaaacctgcatgttacttgttcttcaaacctgaacccccaggtcctcttgacagcattgcggtttccttggctgatggcttatatggtaaatttgctgtcccacttttcatgtaattatgttacagggaggttagcattctacacagggtgattgaaagcaaaagggtgcataaaaaaagtaaaaccgttcctggaaagtcttaaataatagcagagtgaTGTACcatcacggtggagaacccacgtgacttatgtggtaaagtgcacggcaacaaatgtcaacaagcctcgattcaggtaaggttgtTAAAGaaaaaccccgcatttaagagctctatccacggtaataaagaactttctctaatattctaaagttttcctgaaaatcttgaccaactgatttctcagagttgaaat contains:
- the LOC128243966 gene encoding tripartite motif-containing protein 45-like, translated to MAECAEKEANTSDNADSVGGKVKGETEDRVKLCGPCLEEETEVPATKFCIDCEEHLCDTCVQYHRKVKLTKTHELIDTGAGEQGFRKSDGHLDTFNCTIHQRVITHYCEKHDKLCCSKCIDGAHSICAEFIYNVKGTDTSINEKPEFKEFVEKMHKLTLVFKEIKQRTATNIEKGMENFEKDIETLREAMDKEVARIQTIESSCDSVLGDLKRWKDMVENRTHSAIDEESGSIFLIGKEPFGLKEITNNGEVEAVSLTTSIGSPGGIVLDTNGTFLVSSESEKSIKRVSLEGSVEDYITGLEFVPHGLGMDRVRRLLMDLLHDVSMDVNDATDRRNWGWQDPMFQCGHSTILVPPPATVSVIITPSSGRQRAK